Part of the Vigna angularis cultivar LongXiaoDou No.4 chromosome 1, ASM1680809v1, whole genome shotgun sequence genome, GCTGTTTAGGTTATGGGTTTGGCTATTTATTACGCCAGTGCATCTCTCGTCCCTTGCTGTTTTTTACTTTTGTGCGTGTTTGGAATTTGCCTGGTTTAGGGTTTTGTGGGGCTGAACCAGTTGTTTTTTTTGTGTGGTTTTTTCTTAGGTTTCAGCTGCCATTGGGTTTGATGCTGGGGTTTTGTCTTGTTTGGAGTACCTGGAAGCGGCACCTTGGGCCGAGGATGAGGAAGAGAAGGTGGCATCGCTCCTTTCTGAGCTTCGTCTTGAAGCGGTTGGCGCAGGGGAGGTTTTGAAGAGGGTTTCAACTGATGCTGCTGCCAATGGAAATGAAGAGGGGAGTGATAATGAGGAGGTTCTTCTTAAGCTTATTCGTGTGGTTCTTGAAGGTAAGGATGAGAAGGCCCGGCGTGAGATGAAAGGGTTAGTGTCGAAGATGCTGCATGAAAATTCTTCTCAGAATGATCTTCGGAAGGAGTCGCTGTACTTAGCATGTGATGACTGTCTGCAGTTACTTCGTGACCACTTTTTGCAGGCTGCGGGTTCGCATTTGCAGGATGTGAGTCAAATTGCAAGACAAGCAGACAATCTGCATTGGATTTTGGATATTTTAGTTGACAGACAGATTGCTGAGGATTTCCTGAAAACATGGGCCTCTCAAGCAGATTTGGCTGAAGCTCATTCTAAGGTGCCAGCAGTTCACAGGTTTGAGGTTAGCAGAGTTACAGCAAGGTTGTTTGTTGGGATTGGGAAAGGACAGTTGTTGGCTTCTAAAGATGTCAGGTGTTTGCTTCTAAAAACTTGGTTGGTGCCCTTTTATGATGACTTTGGTTGGATGAGGAGGGCATCCAAGGGGCTTGATAGGCACCTAATTGAGGATGGTCTTAGTAATACTATTCTTACTCTGCCACTCTCCTGGCAACAGGATATTTTGCTTGCTTGGTTTGATCGTTTCTTGAATTCCGGTGAAGATTGCCCAAATATTCAAAGAGGGTTTGAAGTTTGGTGGAGAAGGGCTTTCTGGAAGAGGAATGGAGAGCAAGAACGGACAAGACAATTACGAATTACAACTACATCAGTTGAGAACCCTTGAAGACAGATTGTTCCACTGTGGAAGAATTGGCAGTAAATTATTGGGTACGTCACCTTTTTGTGCTTCTTGTGATCATGTCTATTTGATTCAGCTACGACCTGCAAATTCAATGGTGTGAAATAGGTACTTAGATTTGATGCCTTCATGCTCTGGCTAGAAGTTAGCAATGTTAATATTCACCACCTATTTTGTTGGAAATAACCAAAGAGAAACGGGTCGTTTAATTTGAGTGGGTGCATGGAACCTCTTTCCTTTTCTCACTTCATATCTGTTGTATGATTGACACTTAGGTCATCAGTAATTTTGCTCATGTCCATAGAATGGATGACATTCCAAGAGAAGGACATATGACAAAAGTGGTTATGTAGTGTACCTAAGACAAAATCagtgtttattttttcaatgaCACAACTCCAACTTCCTCGTATCCATGTAGTGTAGTGGCAAGACATGCCTAgcttcttttgtaatttttaattttttaggttCCAAAATACCATTTCTGATAAAAAATTTTACTTGTCCGAGTGAAGTATGAAATAAAGTTCATGTGGTTGACTATATATTagattttcttctaaaaataacTGTTGGAAGCAAGGGGCTATTGCATCTGTATGGCCTTTTCTGTTTTCTGATGCTGGACGCTGTTAAGTGTTGTTAACTTGTCAGATTGTGGTGGCCGCACAGTAATAAGTTTAGATGGTTGATTTTTTCTCTTTGAAGTCAATCTGCTTAAAAATTCTTATAAGCGTAggattcttttgttttatttcttggTGTGAAGTTTATGAACAAGCTGGCCAATACTAGCACCGTTCCCTTCTGGCTATGAAGATCTCTTATTTGTTATATGCTGCATAATTCTCTTCTGCATGTAAACTTCGTCTTGCTCAGTTAGTTATGATTCGTTGGTCTTTATCCACGGTCATATTTGTGCTTTTGATTGGCATATTCCTAGAGTATTCAACTTTTATTTGTCAAGGCATGCCGCATAAATTTATTCCCTAGAAAATGCATGTTTTCTTCAGGAAATACCCCGTAATTGATCCCGagcataaataaaatgtattttcctGGAAAATAATTGAATCTTGGTATTGTTTCTCTTGCTGTAGTTTCATTGACGAATATAAGTTTCTGATCGTTCAATGCAAGCTCCCATGCAAGAGTTCAAGGTAGTTGAATGCTGTGAAAGAACGGTTGGCCTTTAATTTTCCAAGTTCCTAAGATGAGCCAAATTTATCGAGTTCAGCAACTCGTTCCAGGTGGGTTCATGGAAGGTTCAACACGAggataaaatttcttttatggtAGAGCATCAAATAGCTTTGAATGCAAgaaagatgatgatgaggaggatggatatatatatacttaaatatCTTTCTTGCAAATTAGGTTATCTTGATTATTGAATGGTATTGAGTATTGAATATATTCAACGGTTGTGTTATATATGATGGGAATAACTTCGATGGAGGTTAACCTATGGGaatataatttgtttctttACTGAGGACTGTGGattctttttctatttcttgCTTTTCAACAAAAGTTTTGAGATGCAAAACCTTCACCTTCACCGTCCTTGGGTTTTTGTATCTTGCTTGGATAAGGAACTTGGGTTGTGGGACATTTGGCATGTGTGTTAGCTTATTTATGAAAGCATGGTGAAATGGCTATAGAAAATAGCCATGGTACAGGCAACATAATCATCAATGCTTTTCACCAAAAAGGAAAGAATCACCCTTTCCAATCAATGATGAagaagtggaaagaaagagCTTTTGCAAAGTTGGAGTTGGAGTTTCCATAATACTTGGT contains:
- the LOC108347586 gene encoding BTB/POZ domain-containing protein At1g63850, with the protein product MAATTTTTFLKLQNQPTKPKRRKYRETTISAAASPNHTQTIPHRRTPQSPICSQTPSKPQPEPEPPALPESPSTHTIRFSPGRFSPIMDFTHSSPTANGHHPSHPQPHDFPSSFSKFNSALTAGLLNPMSPPPDKTRSSPTLFEMMASEPDVHHRPTTHIPPTTVAAAAAASSLHKPQILDRHALMMQRISDLLGSRSPGNQFNDAASSDIKLTLSSKDGISVSMNVHRQILVAHSRFFSVKLSDRWTKQQQQRSPVPYEVEIADCDDVEVYIETLRLMYCKDLRKKLMREDVSRVLGILKVSAAIGFDAGVLSCLEYLEAAPWAEDEEEKVASLLSELRLEAVGAGEVLKRVSTDAAANGNEEGSDNEEVLLKLIRVVLEGKDEKARREMKGLVSKMLHENSSQNDLRKESLYLACDDCLQLLRDHFLQAAGSHLQDVSQIARQADNLHWILDILVDRQIAEDFLKTWASQADLAEAHSKVPAVHRFEVSRVTARLFVGIGKGQLLASKDVRCLLLKTWLVPFYDDFGWMRRASKGLDRHLIEDGLSNTILTLPLSWQQDILLAWFDRFLNSGEDCPNIQRGFEVWWRRAFWKRNGEQERTRQLRITTTSVENP